The Microaerobacter geothermalis genomic sequence TCGGCCCCGAGGTGATGCAAGAGGGACTCAAGGTCATAAAAGCCTTGGAGGATATTCATGGAGGGATTCGTTTCGTATGTGATTCATTTGATTGGAACTGTAATTATTATTTGAAGCACGGCAGGATGATGCCTTCAAATGCCCTGGATATTCTCAAGGATTATGATGTGATTTTATTGGGGGCTGTCGGGTCTCCCCAAGTTCCTGATCACATCTCTGTTTGGGAATTAATTTTACCTATTCGAAGGGCTTTTCAACAGTATGTAAATCTCCGTCCCATCAAGCTTCTTAGGGGACTAGAAAGCCCACTTCGCTATAAAGAGCATAAGGATCTCGATTTTGTTGTCGTGCGTGAGAATACCGAAGGGGAATATTCCAACATGGGAGGAAGGATTCATCAGGGAACGCCCTATGAATTGGTGGTACAAAACAATGTGTTTACCCGGCATGGGATTGAACGGGTCGTGAAATTTGCCTATACTCTGGCTGAAAGAAGAGGAAAAGGAAGGCTAACTGCCGCTACGAAATCTAACGGAATTAATTTTTCCATGCCATTCTGGGATGAAATCGTGAGGGAAATTAGCAAGGAGCACCCTGACATCGAAACCAATTTGTATCACATTGATGCTCTTTCCGCTTACTTCATTACAAAACCGGAAACCTTTGATGTTGTGGTGGCCAGCAATCTGTTTGGCGACATCTTAACAGACTTGGGGGCAGCCATTGTGGGCGGTCTTGGCTTAGCTCCTTCTGGAAATATCAACCCCGAAAAGGAATACCCGTCTATGTTTGAACCGATTCATGGATCAGCCCCTGACATTGCTGGAAAAGGAATCGCCAATCCCATCGCCCAAATATGGAGTATTAGCATGATGATGGATCATCTGAATCAACTAGAAATGGGAAAATTGATAATTGATTCGATTGAGGATGTGTTGATCTCTGGCAAAATTGCAACCCCTGATTTAGGGGGTGAAGCAACGACGAGGGAAATGGGTGAAGCGATAATCCAACGGATATACCAAAATGATCATCTTCATTAATGTCCTGTTTTAGAAAAAATCTTTGTTCCGTATCTATAGAATTGCTTCAATTATGACTAAAAGGAATAGAAAAGAAAGGGGAAATCACACATGGCAACAAAACAGATTGACTTATACATTGGAGGAAAATGGGTTAAAACAAGGGATTATTTTCCTGTTCATCATAAATTTACGGGCGAAACCCTGGCTTTGGTGGCCAAGGCGGAAAAACAGCATGTGATTGATGCCGTTACAGCTGCAGAGGAAGCATTTAAAATAGATCACCTTACACCCTATCAAAGATACAAGATTTTGCTGAAAACGGCAGAATTGATGGAGGACAGACGGGAATCCTTGGAATATTCCCTTGTTCAGGAGGTGGGAAAAACCCGTAAAGATGCAAAGGGCGAATTGGATCGTGCAATCAATACGTTTCGTTTATCCGCAGAAGAGGCGAAGAGAATTTCCGGGGAAATGATTCCTTTGCAGGCTACCGAAGGATCTGAAAACCGCTTGGGATTTACCATTCGGGTCCCTAGAGGGGTGATTGGTGCTATTACCCCGTTTAACTATCCCTTGCTATTGGGAACCCATAAAATCGCTCCCGCTTTGGCTGCTGGCAATACCCTTGTCATAAAGCCAGCAAGTACCACCCCGTTGGCCACTTTTCATCTATTGGGATTGCTTGAAGAAGCAGGTCTTCCCAAAGGGTATATCAATATTGTAACAGGTTCAGGACACGATGTTGGAGAATGGTTGCTGGATGACTACCGGATTGCCATGTATACCTTTACTGGATCAGGAGAAGTGGGAAGACATATTAAGGAAAGAAGCGGAATGCGGCCAGTTGCCCTTGAATTAGGAAATAATTCCCCCAATATTATTCATGAAGATGCTGACCTGGATCTTGCTGCAAAATTAACTGCACAGCGAAGCTTTCATAATGCTGGACAGGCATGTATTGCTGTTCAAAGAATTTATGTTCATCAAGATGTATTGGATGAATTTACGGAAAAATATCTGTCTCAAGTAATCAAGTTAAAGGTAGGAAATCCAGAGGATCCCGATACAGATGTAGGTCCAATGATTAGCGAAAAGGAGGCTATTCGTGCGGAGGAATGGGTCAATGAAGCGATTTCCCAAGGTGCAAGCTCCTTGCTTCCGATAAAAAGAGAGAAGGCGCTCTTTTATCCAGCGGTCCTAATCAATACGAAGCCAGAAATGAAAGTGGTCTGTCAGGAGGTGTTTGCGCCGGTTGTCACCATCATTCCTTATCAGGATATTGAGGAAGCTTTTTCGATGGCCAATCAGTCAGAATATGGACTTCAAGCGGGCATCTTTACCCGGAATCTGAACATCGCCATCAAGGCGGCCAAGACTCTCCAGTATGGCGGAGTGATCATTAATGACGTTTCCACTTACCGGAATGATGTGATGCCCTATGGCGGAGTGAAGAACAGCGGCTTGGGTAAAGAAGGTCCCAAATATGCGATTGAAGAGATGACAGAAGAGAGAACGGTGGTGATCAATCTATGACATCTGGATTGCTCCAAGGGAGAACCGCCATTGTTACAGGGGCTGGTTCAGGAATGGGGCGGGCGATTGCTAAACTTTTTGCAGAGCAGGGTGGGCAAGTTATTATTGCAGACCTGAATCAGGAGGCGGCAGAAAAAACAGCGAAAGAAATTGGCGGGAGTCAGGTGTTCGCCGTCAAAGTAGATGTGGCAGATGACTTAAGTGTAGCGAAGATGGTAAAAGGGTCCTTGACGGTTTTTGGTGATCTGGACATTTTGGTCAACTGTGCAGGTATTCCACAGGTGTTTACTCCAATAGAGGAACTTTCTGAATCCCAATGGGACAAGATCATGAACGTCAATACCAAATCTATTTTTTTGACGGTCAAGCATGCAGTGCCGTACATGAAAAAGAAAAATAAGGGTTCTATTGTAAACATTGCGTCTATAGCCGGTGTAAGGGCAAGGCCTGGTTTAAATGCTTATTGTGCTTCTAAGGGGGCGGCCATTATGTTAACCAAAGCTTTGGCATTAGAATTGGCCCCTTTTCAAATTCGGGTAAACGCCATTAATCCAGGACCTGCAGAAACCCCAATGCTGGGACAGTTTATCAGTGGGGATCAACAGAAGATAGAATCTGATAAAAAAAATATTTTCTTAAGCAGTATCCCGCTGGGCTCACTCATTCAACCGGAAGATATTGCCCATGCAGCCCTTTATCTCGCTTCTGATTTGTCCCGTAAAGTGACAGGAGAAATATTGAATGTTGACGGGGGTAGGGGCATCTAGTACAATAGCATCTAAATTATTTTATAATTCTAAAAAAGGGGGAAATAAAAATGAGAAAGAAATGGTTGTTTATTTTGACAATGGTGATGCTTATTTCTGTTTTGGTGTTGTCTGCTTGCGGAGGGAATCAATCGAACAATACCGCCCCGACCACAGATGGCGGAGATAAACCAAAGGAAGAAGTGAAGCCGACTGACGATGGGAAGACCTATCTATTTAAGGCAGGCCATTCTCTAACAGAGGATCATCCTTATCAGTTGGCACTCGTTCAATTTGCCAAGGCCGTTGAAGATAGAACTAACGGAAAAGTCAAATTTGAAATTTATCCGCTTAGTCAATTGGGGGCAGAAAGAGAACTGACAGAGGCCCTAACTTTGGGAACAGCGGATATGTCTATATCCTCTACTGGACCCATTTCAAACTTTTACCCTCAAATGGGAGTCGTGGATTTACCTTTCCTATTTGAAAGCAGAGAACAGGCTTATAAGGTGCTTGATGGGGAAGTAGGTCAGGAATTGTTAAAGGGATTGGAAAGTGTAGGCATTGTTGGTCTGGCTTGGGCCGAGAACGGTTTTCGCCACATCACCAACAGCAAGCGTCCGATACAAACACCTGCTGATTTAAAAGATTTAAAGATTCGCACTATGGAAAACCCGGTTCACATGGCGGCATTTGAAGCTTTGGGGGCGAAGCCAACTCCAATGGCCTGGACTGAGGCACTTACCGCTCTTCAGCAGGGAGTGGTGGATGCCCAGGAAAATCCCGCTATTGTTGCCGATAAATACAAGCTTTATGAAGCCAATCAAAAGTTCATGACATTAACCGGACATGTATATTCTCCTGCGATCATGATGTTTAGCAAAGCGGTATTTGATACCTTGCCGAATGAATACCAGCAGATCATCCGCGAAGAAGCGAAAAAAGCCGGAGATTATGAACGAGAACTGATAGCAAAAATGGAACAGGATTCACTCAATGTACTGAAAGAAAAAGGGGTACAGATTATTGAAAATGTAGACAAAAAACCTTTTAGGGATGCGATTAAGCCTGTTTACGAAAAGTATGGAAAACAATTTGGAGAGGATTTGATTGATAAGATTATCAATACCAAATAACGATTGAAGCGGAAAACGGAGCCCTCAAAAACATCTGGGGATTTCAAAGGTGGAGTCAGTTTGAGGGCTAATTCCCGTTCTTTAGTCCCTCCGTAAAATACGAACTTAAAGGCTGTCCTAAGTAAATTCTTTAGTAACGTCCATACATATGAAAGAGAGGGGGAGTTGTCATGGGAAAAGCCGTTGAACGAATGAATGAAGTTATGAAGCATATCCTCAATCTTTTATTATTTGTCATGGTGATCGTTGTCTTCGCCCAGGTATTGATCCGTTACATTTTTGATCAGCCCTTGGCTTGGTCTGAAGAACTGGCCAGATATATATTGGTATGGATTACCTTTCTGGGAGCGGCTTACGCTATGTCAAAAAAGGCCCATGTCGGTGTAGAGATAGTTGTTAAACTATTCCCAAAGAATTTTCAAAAGATAGTTACGGTTCTGTCTGCGCTGCTAAGTTTATTCTTTTTTGGAATGATGATCTACCAGGGATATTTATTCGTAGAAAGAACGATGGCCCAAACCTCCGCAGTCCTTCAACTGCCTATGGGCGGCGTCTATTTTGTTATCCCTCTAAGTGGTGTGTTGATTTCTATTAATCTGATCTACTATGTGATTCAAGAGTTAAGAGGGGAGGGATAATCATTGGGCACCCTGTTATTTATCATTCTTTTACTGCTGTTCATAATGAATGTGCCGATTGCTGTCGCCTTGGGTTTATCCGCAAGTATCGTTCTCTTGATCCAGGATCAAATTCCATTATTGGTTATCATTCAAAAAATGTTTAATGCGACCGATTCGTTCCCCTTAATGGCGGTACCCTTTTTTATTTTGGCCGGAAAGTTAATGGAAACCGGGGGGATTTCGCGACGTCTCATTGCCTTTGCCAATACCATTGTGGGTCGGGTTCCCGGGGGATTATCCATTGTTGCCATTATCACGGCCATGTTTTTTGCCGCAATTTCCGGATCAGCTGCAGCAACAACTGCCGCCGTTGGAAGTTTGTTGATTCCGGTGATGGTCAAGAAAGGGTATGATATTAATTATGCAACTGCCGTACCTGCCGCGGGCGGAACGGTTGGAGTCATGATTCCACCCAGTGTTCCATTGGTTTTATATGGTGTTGCTGCTAGTACATCAATCAGCGATTTATTTTTGGCTGGTATCGGACCTGGTGTGTTTGTTACTTTTTCATTGGTTATTGTGGCGTTTATTATCAGCTATAAACGAGGTTATGGCGGTGGGGAGAAAAGCAGTGTATGGGAGTTTTTTCATACGTTGAAAGACGCTATTCTTGCCCTGTTGATGCCCGTCATCATTTTAGGCGGAATTTATGGAGGAATTTTTACCCCTACCGAAGCGGCTGTTGTAGCGGTTGTCTACGGGTTGATCGTTGGTCTGTTTGTATATAGGGAAATCAAATGGAAAGATCTGTCTGACATATTTTCTTCATCGGTTACCACGACGGCAGTGATTATGTTTATTATTGCAAATGCTTCCATTTTCGGTTTTCTCTTAACCAGGGAACAAATCCCGAGGGAAATCTCCAATATGATGCTGAGCGTCACCCAAAGCGAGATTGTTACTCTTCTGATAATTAATGGCCTTTTGTTGATTATCGGAACATTTTTGGAAACCGCGGCTGCCATCATCATTTTGACCCCTATTCTGGTTCCGATTGTGCAGGGAATGGGGATTGACCTGGTTCATTTTGGGATTATCATGACCGTTAACCTGGCCATTGGAATGATTACTCCTCCGGTTGGGATCAACCTATTTGTCGGGTCCAATATTGCAGGGATAAAAATGGAACCCTTAGTGCAAGCCATTATCCCTTTTATCCTCATTATGATTGTTGACGTATTAATCATTAGCTTTTTCCCAGGGTTAAGCCTATTTTTGCTGGATTGATCAACGTTCCACAGGTGATGTGAACTGAGGATTGGCACATCGATAAGTTGAAATATCATGGTTTGAAGAGAAATGTTTGGAGGGAACGTGATGGAGCTTGTTACAGAACTGAAGAAACTGATTGATGAAGAAAGGGTTACCCAAAATCCAACCGTATTGGAACAGCATAGTCGGGATGAATCTTACCATACCCCTCATCTTCCTGATGTTGTGGTTTTTCCCAAAAGTACAGAAGAAGTAAGGTTGGTGATGAAATTTGCTTATGAACATGTTATCCCGGTCACTCCCTTTGGATTGGGATCCAGTGTTGAAGGACAGGTTATTCCATATCACGGAGGAATCACATTAGATTTTCAACTGATGAATCAAGTGTTGGAAGTCAGCCCGAAGGATTTTCTTGTCCGTGTTCAACCGGGGGTGACAAGATCCCAGCTGAACAAGGAACTGAAGAAATATGGACTGTTCTTTTCTGTAGATCCAGGGGCAGATGCAACACTCGGGGGAATGGCGGCAACGAATGCAAGTGGAACTACTTCTGTCCGGTATGGGATTATGCGAGATCAGGTCAGGGATTTGGAGGTGGTGTTGGCGGATGGAAGGGTGATACATACCGGAAGTAAGGCTGCCAAGTCTTCATCCGGATACTATACCACCGGATTGTTTGTTGGTTCAGAGGGGACCTTAGGAGTGTTTACGGAATTAACGTTAAGAGTATATGGCATTCCGGAAGTGATTATGGCTGCCAGGGCCGTTTTTCCCAGTATCAAGGATGCTGTGAACACCGTGGTTTCCATTATTTCGGCGGGAATTGCCGTTGCTAGAATTGAATTGGTAGATTCCCGTTCCATTAAACAGGTGAATCTTTATAACCAGACCCAATATCCTGAGAGACCTACACTTTTTATTGAATTTCATGGAAATGAAGCTGGACTCAACCAGGATGTAGAGTTTGCCCAAAATTTAGCCAGTGAAAATCACTGTGTAGAATTTAAATTTGAAACCGATTCAAAGGCTCGGGCGCAATTATGGGATGTTCGCCATAACCTGGCCTATGCCTTTATTCACAAATCTCCGGGTAAAAAGATGATGGTCACAGATGTTTGTGTTCCATTATCCGAGTTAGCTGATTCCATTGAGAATGCTCGATTATCCATTGATCAATCTGGTCTTGATGGGGCCATCCTGGGTCATGTGGGAGATGGAAATTATCATGTGATTTTTATGCTGGACCTGGATAACCCTGATGAAATGGAACGTGCCGAAAGGCTAAATGCCCATCTTGTCCAATATGCATTAAGCAAAGGCGGGACGTGTACCGGCGAGCATGGTGTAGGAATCGGTAAGGCTAAATATCAGGCCATGGAGCATGGTGAAACTCTAAACGTTTTTGCTGCGATAAAAAACGCTCTTGATCCAAAGGGAATATTAAATCCAGGGAAAATTTTTTGAGGATGGAACTTAAGATTTACACATCAGAAAATAAAAAATCCGTAAAAAGGGATTGACATTGTCAGAATTTCTGTTAATATGATCTTAACCTTAATAACTGAATAGAAAGAATTTTCTTATCCAGAGAGGTGGAGGGACTGGCCCCATGAAGCCTCGGCAACCCCGTATTGGAAGGTGCCAATTCCAGCAAAGCGTTGTGCTTTGGGAGATGAGAAAGGGATAATTACATGTTTGTGAAAACCCTCTTCTCACCGAAGGGGGTTTTTTAGTTCATGAGAAAGGGAGAGGATGAAAGATGAGCAACGCAACAGCTCAATTGATCAGAGTCAATGCAAAGGGAGTTTGGAAGGGAGGAGTGCATACTTCTATAAGTGTAAGGGATTTTCCCAGCTTTGACATGGATGAGCCGCCTGAGTTGGGCGGAACTGATTTGGGGCCCAATCCCATGGAATTTGTGGTGGCGGCTTTAAACGGCTGCGTTTCTGTTATGATTGCTTTGATTGCTAAAGAACAGGAATTTACCTATGATGGTGTCGAATTTGAATCTACGGGTATTATTGATCTTCGTGGATTGGCAGGAGTAGAAGGTGTCTCTCCCCACTTTCAAAAAATTAGGTTTGATGTTATTTTTAAAACGGAGGAGAGTGAAGAAAGGATCTCGGCACTAAGGCGGGAAGTTGAGAGGAGATGCCCTGCACTTAATCTTTTGAAGGATGCAGGGGTCGTCCTTGATGCGGAGTGGAAGAAAGGGTAGAAGAAGGAACACAGATTGTTCGCACTCATTTCAGTCAACTAAAGAGTGTAAACCAATGATTCTCATGTTGCTTGACGTGTACTCGAATTCCAGATCGAAATATCCGAGAGGAAGAGATGGAATGGTACCATATTGAAATGAAACATGAACAAAAAGGTCCTCCATTTTTTCCGGGATGAAAAAGGGTATTCCGACGTTGTTCGGGAAGCCCAGGAATTGGTATAGCTTCTGCTAAAGGCGGGAACTCAGTTTCTATGGTGCTGAGGATTTCATTCCTACAGAAGAATATGAGATCATGATGCTGATAAAGCAATACAAAAAGCCGAATTTGTATTCAACACCGTGAAGGAAGCTTTAGAGTAATTGTGTCATTGACAACTTGGTCTATGTTGGATAGGATTAAGTAAACTATGGAGGGCAATGGTATGTGGAGTGAAGTCATCGAGGGAAAGCTGGGGAAAATTGCCGCATTTTTGGCCATGATGGGAGAAGAGGTTGCCCAATCTACTTCTTTTATTAAAGAAATTCGCAAGGATGGGTATCTTTATATCATTGGCCGAGTCGGTTCCATGGAGCCCCAGAAAGTGGTTGCGGCCATTGAAACCGCTGCGAAGAATCAGGGAATCATTGATCATGGGGTATATCGGGAGGCCCATGCCCTCTATCACGCGATCATAGAATCGCTGCATGGAATAGGCAGGGGAGATACTTCATTGGGTTCGATCATGAGAACAGTGGGTTTAACTTTTGCTGTGGTTCGGGGCAAACCCTATCCATCAGAGGAAGAAGGAGAATGGATTGCCGTTGCCTTGTATGGCACCATCGGCGCTCCGATAAAAGGCTCCGAACACGAAGTGTTGGGAATGGGAATCAATCATATCTGAATTTGCGATCTATTAAAAACGCTGATATCGTGGTATAATAATGGCATAATGATTAAAATAATAATCATCATGAACTTGCCGAATTGCCAATAGTTTTCGTATACCCATAGTGGTTAGAATTTAGGGGGTATTACGGTGCAGAGTTGTTCTGTCCGTAATACCTTTTTTAATTTTCGGCTTCTATCATTACTTTGGGAGGAGGAGTTTCCGGTGAAGGTACTTTTGGATGGAAATTCATTAACATTAAATCAAGTGGAACAGGTAGTATATGATAAAGCCCAGGTTGATCTGACAGAAGAAGCTTGGGAGAGAGTGTCCAACAGCAGAGAAATGGTTGAAAAATATGTGAACGAAGAAAAAGTCATTTACGGGGTAACAACAGGATTCGGGAAATTTAGCGATGTGGTGATTCATAACGGAGAGGTTGGTCAGCTTCAGTTATATCTGATTAGGAGTCATGCCTGCGGGATTGGAGAACCCTTTTCAGAAGATGTTTCCAGGGCGATGCTC encodes the following:
- a CDS encoding tartrate dehydrogenase — its product is MQHFSVAVIPGDGIGPEVMQEGLKVIKALEDIHGGIRFVCDSFDWNCNYYLKHGRMMPSNALDILKDYDVILLGAVGSPQVPDHISVWELILPIRRAFQQYVNLRPIKLLRGLESPLRYKEHKDLDFVVVRENTEGEYSNMGGRIHQGTPYELVVQNNVFTRHGIERVVKFAYTLAERRGKGRLTAATKSNGINFSMPFWDEIVREISKEHPDIETNLYHIDALSAYFITKPETFDVVVASNLFGDILTDLGAAIVGGLGLAPSGNINPEKEYPSMFEPIHGSAPDIAGKGIANPIAQIWSISMMMDHLNQLEMGKLIIDSIEDVLISGKIATPDLGGEATTREMGEAIIQRIYQNDHLH
- a CDS encoding aldehyde dehydrogenase family protein; translated protein: MATKQIDLYIGGKWVKTRDYFPVHHKFTGETLALVAKAEKQHVIDAVTAAEEAFKIDHLTPYQRYKILLKTAELMEDRRESLEYSLVQEVGKTRKDAKGELDRAINTFRLSAEEAKRISGEMIPLQATEGSENRLGFTIRVPRGVIGAITPFNYPLLLGTHKIAPALAAGNTLVIKPASTTPLATFHLLGLLEEAGLPKGYINIVTGSGHDVGEWLLDDYRIAMYTFTGSGEVGRHIKERSGMRPVALELGNNSPNIIHEDADLDLAAKLTAQRSFHNAGQACIAVQRIYVHQDVLDEFTEKYLSQVIKLKVGNPEDPDTDVGPMISEKEAIRAEEWVNEAISQGASSLLPIKREKALFYPAVLINTKPEMKVVCQEVFAPVVTIIPYQDIEEAFSMANQSEYGLQAGIFTRNLNIAIKAAKTLQYGGVIINDVSTYRNDVMPYGGVKNSGLGKEGPKYAIEEMTEERTVVINL
- a CDS encoding SDR family oxidoreductase; translation: MTSGLLQGRTAIVTGAGSGMGRAIAKLFAEQGGQVIIADLNQEAAEKTAKEIGGSQVFAVKVDVADDLSVAKMVKGSLTVFGDLDILVNCAGIPQVFTPIEELSESQWDKIMNVNTKSIFLTVKHAVPYMKKKNKGSIVNIASIAGVRARPGLNAYCASKGAAIMLTKALALELAPFQIRVNAINPGPAETPMLGQFISGDQQKIESDKKNIFLSSIPLGSLIQPEDIAHAALYLASDLSRKVTGEILNVDGGRGI
- a CDS encoding TRAP transporter substrate-binding protein codes for the protein MRKKWLFILTMVMLISVLVLSACGGNQSNNTAPTTDGGDKPKEEVKPTDDGKTYLFKAGHSLTEDHPYQLALVQFAKAVEDRTNGKVKFEIYPLSQLGAERELTEALTLGTADMSISSTGPISNFYPQMGVVDLPFLFESREQAYKVLDGEVGQELLKGLESVGIVGLAWAENGFRHITNSKRPIQTPADLKDLKIRTMENPVHMAAFEALGAKPTPMAWTEALTALQQGVVDAQENPAIVADKYKLYEANQKFMTLTGHVYSPAIMMFSKAVFDTLPNEYQQIIREEAKKAGDYERELIAKMEQDSLNVLKEKGVQIIENVDKKPFRDAIKPVYEKYGKQFGEDLIDKIINTK
- a CDS encoding TRAP transporter small permease — its product is MGKAVERMNEVMKHILNLLLFVMVIVVFAQVLIRYIFDQPLAWSEELARYILVWITFLGAAYAMSKKAHVGVEIVVKLFPKNFQKIVTVLSALLSLFFFGMMIYQGYLFVERTMAQTSAVLQLPMGGVYFVIPLSGVLISINLIYYVIQELRGEG
- a CDS encoding TRAP transporter large permease, with protein sequence MGTLLFIILLLLFIMNVPIAVALGLSASIVLLIQDQIPLLVIIQKMFNATDSFPLMAVPFFILAGKLMETGGISRRLIAFANTIVGRVPGGLSIVAIITAMFFAAISGSAAATTAAVGSLLIPVMVKKGYDINYATAVPAAGGTVGVMIPPSVPLVLYGVAASTSISDLFLAGIGPGVFVTFSLVIVAFIISYKRGYGGGEKSSVWEFFHTLKDAILALLMPVIILGGIYGGIFTPTEAAVVAVVYGLIVGLFVYREIKWKDLSDIFSSSVTTTAVIMFIIANASIFGFLLTREQIPREISNMMLSVTQSEIVTLLIINGLLLIIGTFLETAAAIIILTPILVPIVQGMGIDLVHFGIIMTVNLAIGMITPPVGINLFVGSNIAGIKMEPLVQAIIPFILIMIVDVLIISFFPGLSLFLLD
- a CDS encoding FAD-binding oxidoreductase; this encodes MELVTELKKLIDEERVTQNPTVLEQHSRDESYHTPHLPDVVVFPKSTEEVRLVMKFAYEHVIPVTPFGLGSSVEGQVIPYHGGITLDFQLMNQVLEVSPKDFLVRVQPGVTRSQLNKELKKYGLFFSVDPGADATLGGMAATNASGTTSVRYGIMRDQVRDLEVVLADGRVIHTGSKAAKSSSGYYTTGLFVGSEGTLGVFTELTLRVYGIPEVIMAARAVFPSIKDAVNTVVSIISAGIAVARIELVDSRSIKQVNLYNQTQYPERPTLFIEFHGNEAGLNQDVEFAQNLASENHCVEFKFETDSKARAQLWDVRHNLAYAFIHKSPGKKMMVTDVCVPLSELADSIENARLSIDQSGLDGAILGHVGDGNYHVIFMLDLDNPDEMERAERLNAHLVQYALSKGGTCTGEHGVGIGKAKYQAMEHGETLNVFAAIKNALDPKGILNPGKIF
- a CDS encoding OsmC family protein, which codes for MSNATAQLIRVNAKGVWKGGVHTSISVRDFPSFDMDEPPELGGTDLGPNPMEFVVAALNGCVSVMIALIAKEQEFTYDGVEFESTGIIDLRGLAGVEGVSPHFQKIRFDVIFKTEESEERISALRREVERRCPALNLLKDAGVVLDAEWKKG
- the hutP gene encoding hut operon transcriptional regulator HutP, translating into MWSEVIEGKLGKIAAFLAMMGEEVAQSTSFIKEIRKDGYLYIIGRVGSMEPQKVVAAIETAAKNQGIIDHGVYREAHALYHAIIESLHGIGRGDTSLGSIMRTVGLTFAVVRGKPYPSEEEGEWIAVALYGTIGAPIKGSEHEVLGMGINHI